The Natrinema amylolyticum genome includes the window TGATACGGACGCCGACGGCGACGCGGTTCTGATCCGGACCTCGGTCGCCCCCGGCGACAACGTCATGTTCGCGGGGGCGGACGTCGCCGCCGGCGAACGCGCGCTCGGTCCCGGCACGACGATCACGCCCCGCGATATCGGTCTGCTGTCGGCGCTGGGAATCGACGAGGTGCCCGTCCGCGCGAAGCCGACGGTCGGCATCGTCTCGACGGGCGACGAACTCGTGCGGCCGGGGGAGGACCTCGACAGCGAACGCGGCGAGATCTACGACGTCAACAGCTACACCATCGCCGCGGGCGTCGAAGACGCTGGCGGCGAAGCAGTCCTCTACCCCCACGCTGGCGACGAACAAGACGAGATGGAGGAGATTCTGCGGACCGCGGCCGACGAGTGCGACCTCGTGCTCTCCTCGGGGTCGACCAGCGCGAGCGCGGTCGACGTCATCTATCGGGTCATCGAGGAGCAGGGCGAGTTGCTGCTCCACGGCGTGAGCGTCAAACCGGGGAAGCCGATGCTGATCGGTCGGCTGGACGATTCGGCCTACGTCGGCCTCCCCGGCTATCCCGTCTCCGCGATGATGGTCTTCCGAACCTTCGTCGCGCCGGCGATCCGCGAGGCGGCCGGGAGGCCGGAGCCGGCGTCCGCGACCGTCTCCGGCCGCCTCGCTCGGCAGGAGCGGTACGAGGAGGGCCGCCATCGGCTCATGCCGGTGGGGATCGTCACGGATGGCGACGGCGAGACGCTCGTCTACCCCGTCGACAAGGGCAGCGGCGCGACGACCAGCCTCGCGGACGCCGACGGCGTCGTCGAGGTCGGCCCCGAGACCGATTACCTCGAGGCGGGCGAACCCGTCACGGTCACGCTGTTCTCGCCGGACGTCCGCCCGCCGACGCTGTTCGGCGTCGGCGAGGACGACCCGGCGTTCTCGCGGCTGCTCGACGGCCTCGAGAACCCGCGCTATCTCTCGGTCGGAAGCCGACCCGGCCTGCGGCGACTCCGCGAGGGCGTCCCCGACATCGCCGTGGCCGCGGGACCGCTCGAGAGGGAAGTCGACGCGACCGAACTCGGCCGCTGGGATCGCGAGTGGGGGCTAGTCGTCCGGACCGGCAACCCAGTCGAGATCGAGGGGCTCGCGGACCTGGTCGATCGCGATCTGCGGTTCATCAATCGGACGACGGATTCGGGGCTTCGCTCGAGTCTGGGCGCTGCGGTCGCCGACCTCGCCGCGGAGCGGGACACGGACCGCCACGAGATCGTCGACGCGATCGACGGCTTCGATCTCGGGCTGCGCGCCCACGAGAGCCCGGCCCGCAAGGTCATCGACGGCGACGCCGACGCGGGCCTCGGCCTCCGCGAGACCGCCGACCGGCTCGATCTGGGGTTCGTCCCTCTCGGCGAGCAACCGGTGCGGGTGCTGGCGAATCCCGACCGGACGGAAAAGGACGGGGTGAGTGAGCTCGAGCGAGCACTCGAGGACGTGTCGTCGCAACAGAGATAACGCGAGAGACACGGATCGCCGCCACGATAGCGGAACGGTTCACTTTTGCTTCTTCCGTGCACACAGTCGCTCTCATCACACCTCTTATCGAGGCCGCCGTTTTTGGTCGCGCGCTCCCTACGACCGACCATGCGAATCGTCACGACGCTCCCCTCGGCCACCGAAACGGTCGCCGCGCTCGGCCGCGAACCGGTCGGTGTCTCCCACGAGTGCGACTACCCGCCGGCGGCCGCGTCCGCACCCGCTGTCACCCGTTCGAGAATCGACGCCTCGGGCTCGAGCGGCGAGATCGACCAGCAGGTGCTCGAGACCGCCGACACCGAGGGCGGCGTCTACGACGTCGACGTCGAGACGCTCGCGGAACTCGAGCCGGACGTGATCGTCACGCAGGGAATGTGCGACGTCTGTGCGGTCGACGTGGCGGTAATCGAGGACGCCGTCGACCGGATCGATGCGGATCCCGAAATCGTGCCGACCGACCCCCACAGCGTCGGCGACGTGCTGGGAGACCTCGAACGGATCGGCCGCGCGATCGGCCGAGAGGAGCGCGCTCGCGAGGTCCGACGCGATCTCGAGTCGCGGATCGAAGCGATCCGGATCCGAACCGCCGATATCGCTGCCGAGGACCGTCCGCGCGTGGCGGTCTTCGACTGGACCGATCCCGTGATGGTCGCGGGCCACTGGACCGCCGAACTCGTCGACTGGGCCGGCGGCGAGTACGGGCTGGCCGACGTCGGCGAGGCCTCGAGTCCGCGCGAGTGGGACGACATCCGCGACTACGACCCCGAACTCGCCGTCGTCGCACCCTGTGGCTTCGGCCTCGAGCAGACCGCGCGGAACAGAACCGATCTCACCGAGCGCGACGGCTGGGCGGATCTCACTGCAGTTCGAGAGGGCCGCGTCTGGGCGATGGACGGCGACCACTACCTCAACCGGCCCGGGCCGCGGCTGGTGGACACGCTCGAGGCGCTGGCACCGATCGTCCAGCCCAACCGGTTCGACGGGCCGGCCGCGGATATCGCGGTTCCGTTCGGGGAACTCGAGAACCTCGAGACGGCACGTGACAAATCGGAGTCTCGAACCGAGGTCGACTCGAGCCCGTGATCGTCCTCCCGACTGTCGTTCGCGAGGCGATCCTCGAACGCGCCCGCGACGGCGAGCCGGACGAAATCTGTGGCGTCCTCGGCGGCGAGTTCGAGCCCGACGGTCGGAGTCGCGTTCGATCGCAGTATCCGGCCGCGAACGTCGCCGACACGCCGCGGACGCGGTACGAGATCGATCCCGAGGAACAGCTGGCTATCTTCGAGCGCCTCGAGGACCGGGGCGAGGAAATCGTCGGCTTCTATCACTCCCATCCCCGCGGGCCGCCGCGGCCGAGCGCGACCGACGCCGCGCGGGCGACCTGGCCCGACCGGTCGTACGTGATCGTCTCGCTCGAGCCGCTCGAGGTGGGATCGTGGCGCTGGCGGACAGAGAACGAGGACGATACCGATGGGAACGTGACGACTGACGAGGAATTCGAACAAGAACGGATAGTCGCCTGAGCGTCTTCACGAATCCGCACGTTCCCGATTACGATTTATCCCACTTACGGAGCGGGCCAACAGCTATCGGGAAGTGGGTCTGTAATATTCCATAACAGAGTCGTCAAATCATCGATCAACCAGTCCCAGAGAGCGAAGTTGGGCACAGTTAGGGCACCATTCAGAACC containing:
- a CDS encoding molybdopterin biosynthesis protein → MNRKEFRDLASPAEAREAIDSLGLEGGIERVSLEDARGRVLVARLDAELDVPGFDRASLDGYALRARDTFGADEADPARLEVVGEVHAGAKPDVALEEGEAVEISTGAVMPDGADAMVPVERTDTDADGDAVLIRTSVAPGDNVMFAGADVAAGERALGPGTTITPRDIGLLSALGIDEVPVRAKPTVGIVSTGDELVRPGEDLDSERGEIYDVNSYTIAAGVEDAGGEAVLYPHAGDEQDEMEEILRTAADECDLVLSSGSTSASAVDVIYRVIEEQGELLLHGVSVKPGKPMLIGRLDDSAYVGLPGYPVSAMMVFRTFVAPAIREAAGRPEPASATVSGRLARQERYEEGRHRLMPVGIVTDGDGETLVYPVDKGSGATTSLADADGVVEVGPETDYLEAGEPVTVTLFSPDVRPPTLFGVGEDDPAFSRLLDGLENPRYLSVGSRPGLRRLREGVPDIAVAAGPLEREVDATELGRWDREWGLVVRTGNPVEIEGLADLVDRDLRFINRTTDSGLRSSLGAAVADLAAERDTDRHEIVDAIDGFDLGLRAHESPARKVIDGDADAGLGLRETADRLDLGFVPLGEQPVRVLANPDRTEKDGVSELERALEDVSSQQR
- a CDS encoding ABC transporter substrate-binding protein, which translates into the protein MRIVTTLPSATETVAALGREPVGVSHECDYPPAAASAPAVTRSRIDASGSSGEIDQQVLETADTEGGVYDVDVETLAELEPDVIVTQGMCDVCAVDVAVIEDAVDRIDADPEIVPTDPHSVGDVLGDLERIGRAIGREERAREVRRDLESRIEAIRIRTADIAAEDRPRVAVFDWTDPVMVAGHWTAELVDWAGGEYGLADVGEASSPREWDDIRDYDPELAVVAPCGFGLEQTARNRTDLTERDGWADLTAVREGRVWAMDGDHYLNRPGPRLVDTLEALAPIVQPNRFDGPAADIAVPFGELENLETARDKSESRTEVDSSP
- a CDS encoding desampylase — encoded protein: MIVLPTVVREAILERARDGEPDEICGVLGGEFEPDGRSRVRSQYPAANVADTPRTRYEIDPEEQLAIFERLEDRGEEIVGFYHSHPRGPPRPSATDAARATWPDRSYVIVSLEPLEVGSWRWRTENEDDTDGNVTTDEEFEQERIVA